In Deferribacter autotrophicus, a single genomic region encodes these proteins:
- the istB gene encoding IS21-like element helper ATPase IstB, whose amino-acid sequence MQDILKKLTNFKLSGMAKTLESRNQYAIENSLSYLDFLELLLDDESVNRQNNSFKRRFSKSKLDSSKTLSMYDFTYQPELNKQEILDISSCRFIEEKKNIIFMGNPGVGKTHLANAIGLEALKKGYKVLFIHANDMVSKLVSSKGDGSYFSVLKQFLSVDLLIIDEVGFKKIPLNHVDEFFEIIRHRYENNSIIITTNRPFEEWGNIFGDVVLASAIIDRLVHHAHIFRINGESYRIKSLQSMKNTKR is encoded by the coding sequence ATGCAAGATATTTTAAAAAAACTAACAAATTTTAAGTTATCCGGAATGGCAAAGACATTAGAAAGCCGAAATCAATATGCAATAGAAAACAGTTTGAGTTACCTGGATTTTCTTGAATTGTTACTTGATGATGAGTCAGTGAACAGACAGAATAATTCTTTTAAGAGAAGATTTTCAAAATCTAAGTTGGATTCATCCAAAACATTATCTATGTATGATTTTACTTATCAGCCTGAACTGAATAAGCAAGAAATACTTGATATAAGTAGTTGCAGATTTATAGAAGAAAAGAAGAATATAATATTCATGGGTAATCCAGGAGTTGGCAAAACACATCTTGCAAATGCCATAGGATTAGAGGCTTTAAAGAAAGGATACAAGGTTTTATTTATTCACGCCAATGACATGGTATCAAAATTAGTATCATCGAAAGGAGATGGTAGTTATTTTAGTGTATTAAAACAGTTTTTAAGTGTGGATTTACTGATAATTGATGAGGTTGGTTTTAAGAAAATACCTTTAAACCATGTTGATGAATTTTTTGAAATAATCAGACATAGATATGAAAATAATTCTATAATTATCACTACTAATAGGCCTTTCGAAGAGTGGGGTAATATATTTGGTGATGTTGTTTTAGCTTCTGCTATCATAGATAGACTCGTACATCATGCTCATATTTTTAGAATCAATGGTGAAAGCTATAGAATCAAAAGTTTACAATCTATGAAAAATACTAAAAGGTAA